In the Bos taurus isolate L1 Dominette 01449 registration number 42190680 breed Hereford chromosome 21, ARS-UCD2.0, whole genome shotgun sequence genome, one interval contains:
- the SLC25A29 gene encoding mitochondrial basic amino acids transporter isoform X1, with protein MGPTSGLLARVSPGLLRAGPRELGTLTPRSHRTYPGPSFQVRLQVQSVEKPQYRGTLHCFQAIIKQESVLGLYRGLGSPLLGLTFINALVFGVQGNTLRALGRDSPLNQFLAGAAAGAIQCVICCPMELAKTRLQLQEAGPARTYRGPLDCLAQIYRQEGLRGVNRGMVSTLLRETPSFGVYFLTYDVLTRALGCEPGDRLLVPKLLLAGGTSGIASWLSTYPVDVVKSRLQADGLQGAPRYRGIVDCVQQSYREEGWRVFTRGLASTLLRAFPVNAATFATVTVVLSYARGEEARLEGDAGSAALAQPSSL; from the exons ATGGGTCCAACCTCAGGCCTCCTGGCGAGAGTCTCCCCGGGGCTTCTGCGTGCCGGCCCCAGAGAGCTGGGCACTCTGACTCCACGCAGCCACCGTACTTACCCTGGGCCCTCCTTCCAGGTGCGGCTTCAGGTCCAGAGTGTGGAGAAGCCCCAGTACCGAGGGACCTTGCACTGCTTCCAGGCCATCATCAAGCAGGAGAGC GTGCTGGGCCTGTACCGAGGCCTGGGGTCGCCGCTCCTGGGGTTGACCTTCATCAACGCGCTGGTGTTCGGCGTGCAGGGCAACACCCTGCGGGCGCTGGGCCGGGACTCGCCACTGAACCAGTTCCTGGCGGGCGCGGCGGCCGGGGCCATCCAGTGCGTCATCTGCTGCCCCATGGAGCTGGCCAAGACGCGGCTGCAACTGCAGGAGGCGGGCCCAGCGCGCACCTACCGCGGGCCCCTGGACTGCCTGGCGCAGATCTACCGGCAGGAGGGCCTGCGCGGCGTCAACCGGGGCATGGTGTCCACGCTGCTGCGCGAGACGCCCAGCTTTGGCGTCTACTTCCTCACCTACGACGTGCTGACGCGCGCGCTGGGCTGCGAGCCGGGCGACCGCCTACTGGTGCCCAAGCTGCTGCTGGCGGGCGGCACGTCCGGCATCGCGTCCTGGCTCTCCACCTACCCTGTGGACGTGGTTAAGTCGCGGCTGCAGGCCGATGGGCTGCAGGGCGCGCCGCGCTACCGAGGCATCGTCGACTGCGTGCAGCAGAGCTACCGCGAAGAGGGCTGGCGCGTGTTCACGCGGGGGCTGGCCTCCACGCTGCTGCGCGCCTTCCCAGTCAACGCCGCCACCTTCGCCACCGTCACCGTGGTGCTCAGCTACGCCCGCGGCGAGGAGGCCCGGCTGGAGGGCGATGCTGGGTCCGCCGCCCTGGCCCAGCCCTCCAGCCTGTGA
- the SLC25A29 gene encoding mitochondrial basic amino acids transporter, which yields MALDFLAGCAGGVAGVLVGHPFDTVKVRLQVQSVEKPQYRGTLHCFQAIIKQESVLGLYRGLGSPLLGLTFINALVFGVQGNTLRALGRDSPLNQFLAGAAAGAIQCVICCPMELAKTRLQLQEAGPARTYRGPLDCLAQIYRQEGLRGVNRGMVSTLLRETPSFGVYFLTYDVLTRALGCEPGDRLLVPKLLLAGGTSGIASWLSTYPVDVVKSRLQADGLQGAPRYRGIVDCVQQSYREEGWRVFTRGLASTLLRAFPVNAATFATVTVVLSYARGEEARLEGDAGSAALAQPSSL from the exons GTGCGGCTTCAGGTCCAGAGTGTGGAGAAGCCCCAGTACCGAGGGACCTTGCACTGCTTCCAGGCCATCATCAAGCAGGAGAGC GTGCTGGGCCTGTACCGAGGCCTGGGGTCGCCGCTCCTGGGGTTGACCTTCATCAACGCGCTGGTGTTCGGCGTGCAGGGCAACACCCTGCGGGCGCTGGGCCGGGACTCGCCACTGAACCAGTTCCTGGCGGGCGCGGCGGCCGGGGCCATCCAGTGCGTCATCTGCTGCCCCATGGAGCTGGCCAAGACGCGGCTGCAACTGCAGGAGGCGGGCCCAGCGCGCACCTACCGCGGGCCCCTGGACTGCCTGGCGCAGATCTACCGGCAGGAGGGCCTGCGCGGCGTCAACCGGGGCATGGTGTCCACGCTGCTGCGCGAGACGCCCAGCTTTGGCGTCTACTTCCTCACCTACGACGTGCTGACGCGCGCGCTGGGCTGCGAGCCGGGCGACCGCCTACTGGTGCCCAAGCTGCTGCTGGCGGGCGGCACGTCCGGCATCGCGTCCTGGCTCTCCACCTACCCTGTGGACGTGGTTAAGTCGCGGCTGCAGGCCGATGGGCTGCAGGGCGCGCCGCGCTACCGAGGCATCGTCGACTGCGTGCAGCAGAGCTACCGCGAAGAGGGCTGGCGCGTGTTCACGCGGGGGCTGGCCTCCACGCTGCTGCGCGCCTTCCCAGTCAACGCCGCCACCTTCGCCACCGTCACCGTGGTGCTCAGCTACGCCCGCGGCGAGGAGGCCCGGCTGGAGGGCGATGCTGGGTCCGCCGCCCTGGCCCAGCCCTCCAGCCTGTGA
- the LOC112443193 gene encoding WAS/WASL-interacting protein family member 1, giving the protein MTEGSAATAAAASAPGLRGGGRPWGRKAEGGRRRAGGRAGGRAGGRGGEGAGGGGKGRARRRRRRASPPPRLGAPRARSAAARPGAPPRRASASRSGRASSRPPGPALSASPFSSCASASFHTNTNSSPRAQISPPPPPPHSAQARPRETSVLPRPAPPPRPYSPARLLAPPPGPIERPVRRGGPAHSARVPPGLGAAGTAPPPLPPRARARWLASARDVSAPPPSPLVARLPPSAVQQQRSSPPRGAPGRPLERGVDAAAAAAAASGAVFMSRSLFRVST; this is encoded by the coding sequence ATGACTGAGGGCTCGGCCGCCACAGCCGCGGCGGCCTCAGCTCCGGGGCTGCGAGGAGGCGGCCGGCCGTGGGGAAGGAAGGCTGAGGGAGGaaggcggcgggcgggcgggcgggcgggcgggcgggcgggcgggcgggggggaGAGGGGGCGGGCGGCGGGGGGAAGGGgcgggcgcggcggcggcggcggcgggcttCCCCGCCTCCTCGCCTCGGTGCGCCCCGCGCTCGCTCGGCCGCTGCTCGCCCCGGCGCCCCGCCGCGCCGCGCCTCGGCCTCCCGCTCTGGCCGCGCCTCCTCCCGCCCTCCGGGGCCGGCGCTCTCCgcttcccccttttcctcctgcgcCTCCGCCTCCTTCCACACAAATACCAACTCCTCACCCCGAGCCCAGatctcgccgccgccgccgccgccacacTCCGCTCAGGCTCGGCCTCGCGAGACTTCCGTGCTGCCTCGGCCCGCCCCGCCGCCTCGTCCCTACTCGCCTGCTCGCCTGCTCGCTCCTCCTCCTGGGCCAATCGAACGGCCCGTGCGCCGCGGCGGCCCCGCCCACTCAGCCCGAGTTCCTCCCGGATTGGGGGCTGCCGGGAcggctccccctcccctccccccgcgcgcgcgcgcgcgctggCTGGCCTCTGCGCGTGACGTCAGCGCGCCGCCGCCTTCGCCGCTAGTCGCGCGGCTCCCGCCCTCCGCGGTGCAACAGCAGCGAAGCTCGCCGCCCCGGGGGGCTCCGGGCCGCCCTTTGGAGCGGGGCGTCGACGCTGCagccgccgcagccgccgcctCGGGAGCCG
- the YY1 gene encoding transcriptional repressor protein YY1 isoform X1, producing MASGDTLYIATDGSEMPAEIVELHEIEVETIPVETIETTVVGEEEEEEDDDEDGGGGDHGGGGGHGHAGHHHHHHHHHHHHPPMIALQPLVTDDPTQVHHHQEVILVQTREEVVGGDDSDGLRAEDGFEDQILIPVPAPAGGDDDYIEQTLVTVAAAGKSGGGGGGSSSSGGGRVKKGGGKKSGKKGYLGGGAGAAGGADAGNKKWEQKQVQIKTLEGEFSVTMWSSDEKKDIDHETVVEEQIIGENSPPDYSEYMTGKKLPPGGIPGIDLSDPKQLAEFARVEKSWRPWGVLVSPCLPETRWVASSHLKPRFSTCHVGIRILSCFDKRVCTLFSFPVKR from the exons ATGGCCTCGGGCGACACCCTCTACATCGCCACGGACGGCTCGGAGATGCCGGCCGAGATCGTGGAGCTGCACGAGATCGAGGTGGAGACCATCCCCGTGGAGACCATCGAGACCACGGTGGtgggcgaggaggaggaggaggaggacgacgACGaggacggcggcggcggcgaccaCGGCGGCGGGGGCGGCCACGGGCACGCgggccaccaccaccaccaccaccaccatcaccaccaccacccgccCATGATCGCGCTGCAGCCGCTCGTCACCGACGACCCGACCCAGGTGCACCACCACCAGGAGGTGATCCTGGTGCAGACGCGCGAGGAGGTGGTGGGCGGCGACGACTCGGACGGGCTGCGCGCCGAGGACGGCTTCGAGGACCAGATCCTCATCCCGGTGCCCGCGCCGGCCGGCGGCGACGACGACTACATCGAGCAGACGCTGGTCACCGTGGCGGCGGCCGGCaagagcggcggcggcggcggcggctcgtCGTCGTCGGGCGGCGGCCGCGTCAAGAAGGGCGGCGGCAAGAAGAGCGGCAAGAAGGGCTACCTcggcggcggggccggggcggcggGCGGCGCGGACGCGGGCAACAAGAAGTGGGAGCAGAAGCAGGTGCAGATCAAGACCCTGGAGGGCGAGTTCTCGGTCACCATGTGGTCCTCAG atgaaaaaaaagATATCGACCATGAGACGGTGGTTGAAGAACAGATCATTGGAGAGAACTCACCTCCTGATTATTCAGAATATATGACAGGAAAGAAACTCCCTCCTGGAGGGATACCTGGCATTGACCTCTCAGATCCCAAACAACTAGCAGAATTTGCTAG AGTAGAGAAAAGCTGGAGACCCTGGGGTGTCCTGGTTTCTCCCTGCCTGCCAGAGACAAGGTGGGTGGCCTCCAGCCATTTGAAACCTCGTTTCTCCACGTGTCATGTGGGTATAAGAATCCTATCATGCTTCGATAAAAGAGTCTGTACCCTTTTCTCCTTCCCAGTGAAACGGTAG
- the YY1 gene encoding transcriptional repressor protein YY1 — protein MASGDTLYIATDGSEMPAEIVELHEIEVETIPVETIETTVVGEEEEEEDDDEDGGGGDHGGGGGHGHAGHHHHHHHHHHHHPPMIALQPLVTDDPTQVHHHQEVILVQTREEVVGGDDSDGLRAEDGFEDQILIPVPAPAGGDDDYIEQTLVTVAAAGKSGGGGGGSSSSGGGRVKKGGGKKSGKKGYLGGGAGAAGGADAGNKKWEQKQVQIKTLEGEFSVTMWSSDEKKDIDHETVVEEQIIGENSPPDYSEYMTGKKLPPGGIPGIDLSDPKQLAEFARMKPRKIKEDDAPRTIACPHKGCTKMFRDNSAMRKHLHTHGPRVHVCAECGKAFVESSKLKRHQLVHTGEKPFQCTFEGCGKRFSLDFNLRTHVRIHTGDRPYVCPFDGCNKKFAQSTNLKSHILTHAKAKNNQ, from the exons ATGGCCTCGGGCGACACCCTCTACATCGCCACGGACGGCTCGGAGATGCCGGCCGAGATCGTGGAGCTGCACGAGATCGAGGTGGAGACCATCCCCGTGGAGACCATCGAGACCACGGTGGtgggcgaggaggaggaggaggaggacgacgACGaggacggcggcggcggcgaccaCGGCGGCGGGGGCGGCCACGGGCACGCgggccaccaccaccaccaccaccaccatcaccaccaccacccgccCATGATCGCGCTGCAGCCGCTCGTCACCGACGACCCGACCCAGGTGCACCACCACCAGGAGGTGATCCTGGTGCAGACGCGCGAGGAGGTGGTGGGCGGCGACGACTCGGACGGGCTGCGCGCCGAGGACGGCTTCGAGGACCAGATCCTCATCCCGGTGCCCGCGCCGGCCGGCGGCGACGACGACTACATCGAGCAGACGCTGGTCACCGTGGCGGCGGCCGGCaagagcggcggcggcggcggcggctcgtCGTCGTCGGGCGGCGGCCGCGTCAAGAAGGGCGGCGGCAAGAAGAGCGGCAAGAAGGGCTACCTcggcggcggggccggggcggcggGCGGCGCGGACGCGGGCAACAAGAAGTGGGAGCAGAAGCAGGTGCAGATCAAGACCCTGGAGGGCGAGTTCTCGGTCACCATGTGGTCCTCAG atgaaaaaaaagATATCGACCATGAGACGGTGGTTGAAGAACAGATCATTGGAGAGAACTCACCTCCTGATTATTCAGAATATATGACAGGAAAGAAACTCCCTCCTGGAGGGATACCTGGCATTGACCTCTCAGATCCCAAACAACTAGCAGAATTTGCTAG AATGAagccaagaaaaattaaagaagatgaTGCTCCAAGAACAATAGCTTGCCCTCATAAA GGCTGCACAAAGATGTTCAGGGATAACTCTGCCATGAGAAAACATCTGCACACCCACGGCCCCAGAGTCCACGTCTGTGCAGAGTGTGGCAAAGCTTTTGTTGAGAGCTCCAAGCTAAAACGACACCAACTGGtccatactggagagaagcccttTCAG TGCACGTTCGAAGGCTGCGGGAAACGCTTTTCACTGGACTTCAATTTGCGCACACATGTGCGAATCCACACCGGAGACAGGCCCTATGTGTGCCCCTTCGACGGTTGTAATAAGAAGTTTGCTCAGTCAACTAACCTGAAATCTCACATCTTAACACACGCTAAGGCCAAAAACAACCAGtga